CTtctaatttatttaaatgatCCTCTTTTCCTTCACTAAATTTGCATTGCCTGAATTATGTCTTTTGGTTCAACATGGCGTACACTCCCAAGATTACAAAACATGTCAACAAAGCATGGATCAGCTCCAAATTAGCATCTATATATTTATCTAAACCACAACCTTCATACTTTAACCAAATAGGTGGTTGGGACTGACTTGCACAAAATTTATAAACATATTTGCGAGGCTACATTATGTGCTAAATGTCTGCTAATCACTTGGGTCAAGCTTGTGAGAACCCAAAACTTGATGCAGTGCCACAACATATATAAGTGATGtcacttcattttcttttttttttgataaatctatttttatttatattagtaTTATTATCCTGAAAGGGGACTCGAGCCTGGGGCCTAACTGTGGTTCAAGTCTTGAATAGGCTACCACAACAGCTCCAAAAATTATAAGGTCTCTACAAATATTCTTGACCACAAATATCTAATCCGAAGATGCAAAATATACATATGCGCAAGGGTACGGAATTAGAAGCAACAGAAAATAATTTACagatttaaaacataaaataagcCCAGATATAAACTCGCAAGAATACTGGCAATTTTCAGAAGCATAGTCAAGATAAAAGAAAATCCCTTTAAACTTGCCAATATTAAGTGAACAAATACCTGCATCTGCACAAGAAGTTCTGTTTTAATACGTCTAGAAGCTTCACTTTCATTGCCTTCTCCGCGTTGGCCACACAAGGAATCTATTTCATCAACGAATATAATTGAAGGAGCACTTTCACGGGCCATCTCAAAAAGGTTAGAAACTAGCTTCTCACTCTCccccatccactttgataccaAATCCGAAGAAGAAACACTGAAAAATGGAATAAACTTCAAAATCAGATGCTACGATGTATAGAATACCTCACCAAAGCGTATGAAAGCTCAATAAATCATTACTAGCTAGGGAAAAAATCTAGGATTTAGTTTTGTAGAGGCATAAAATGACAAGGCAGCATGATGATGAATACTCGCCTAAAGAAAGTAGACTCCGCTTCGGTTGCAACAGCCTTGGCCAAATATGATTTCCCAGTTCCAGGAGGTCCATACAACAGAAAAGCTCTCCATGGCCGTCTCTTCCCTGAAAGAAAGCCACAAACATAACAAATCAAGTTTGCATGTAATATGATGCTAACCTTAAGACGTCAAATTCGACAATATAAACAATGTGATGATGGAAGTCCGTTTAGTGTCTCTCCACCTCAAAAAACAATGGTAAATAGACcaataaataaaccaaaaataTCATTAAATTAACTGTAAATCTCCTTATACAGTATTAGCTTTCTTTCCAAGTAAACAGTATGTCATGGAGAGGTTAAGGGCATGATAGTCTTCGGGGTCAAAGTCCAATTTAAATCCAATCCATGGTTATAGCCCCTCAAAAAAGAATGTGTGTGTAAATTACGAGTCAGAAATCACTTCACAATGCATTAAATCTGAAACTCAAACCAAAACTTATAGTAATGGGATTTTCATCTTCTCTACGATAAAGATAAGACATATTTAGTTTATGAAAATTTCCAACATATGCTTCAGCCACACAAAAAtgcactttcaagtttcaacaatcACCTCTGCAACAGACCCCCAAAGAACCCGAATGTCAAACGCAAGGTGATAACATCATTCCTTCATTTTAAAATTGGGAAAATACAATCTAATGCAACCAAGTATCATCTTGTCTaccgaaaaaaaaatttcagctaCCCAAGCCCTAAGCCTAAGAGTCTACCTACCACAGGAAAAGTTCACACACATGAAATCCATGAAAACTCACCCGTGAAGAACTGCGGAAACTTGACAGGCAAGATCACGGCCTCCTGCAAGGCCTGCTTAGCGCTCTCAAGTCCAGCTACGTCGTTCCACTTAACGTTGGGCCTCTCCCTGATAATCGCTGAGTTCAGGCCCGACCTCAGCTTGGCTTGCTCGGGGTCCTCCCCGTCTCCTCCATCGCCATCCTTGGGCTTAGTCTTGGGCCGGGTGGCTACAGCAGCGTCTCCATTAGATGCAGGACCTGGGCCACCATCGTCGAGAACGGCGCGGATCTCCTCAGCCCGACGAAGATACTCGGTAAATTTCTGGGTGATAGCCTCCTTGATCTTAGGGTTCTTCTCGTACTTGAGATGTGTCTTAAAGTATTCGAGGGCGTTCATGTAGAGAGGGAAGGCCTTGCTATAATTCCCCGCATTGTCTTCTTGAACAGCCTGCTTCACGAACTCGATCGCCTGTTCCTTGAAATTGCTGTACATCTCTGGTAGCTCGTTGTATGTTTTAGTCAACAAAGAGATCGCATGAGCAAATCGCCTTACCTAGATAACAATATTCGAAACCCTAGAACTGGAACTCAGATTGATTAATCATTACTTGGTTCATAAGAAACCCTGATCGTAATTTCTTCAAGAAACCGCGgattaaaggaaagaaaagtttGGAGGGAGAAGAAACCAGAAGGAATTGAGAGACGAGCGACAGCGTAAGATGGTTCAGCCTTATGTGGTAGGGAAGGCTGTGTTTGTTTGTAGATAAATTCAGGGAAATCAATAGGGCCGGACTTTTCTAATGATATGTTCCAATAACGGTTGTTCGAAATTGGAAACTTTtcggaaaaataaataaataaatatatatataacaataaatATAGAAAAAAGAATAGGATTCCATAAAATCAAGAGAAATATAACAGCTACCTCTGTTAACTCAATTATTTGTGCCCGataattcataaaaaataatattaaaacaaacatTACCCATAATTATTTTGTTATGGACCTTGTGTTACTCATCATCCACATTGAGTTAATTCAAAATCGTGATTAAAACAATCCTAATCGGTAatttgcttgattttttttcaatccTTAAACACAAAATATTACTTGGATGATAAATTAGTTGATAAATCTCTATAAGCAAATCGCATAAATTTGAGAGATATTGACtttgattattaatattaaGAGCAATTGACGCGTGGACCTAACAatcttttttaaattaatatcggataatcataaaattaaaaatcataaaattatgagagtgaaacccaaaaaaatttcacacattagttttttttttctaacacCATTTTTTTGGGAGATGGGTGTGGCTAGAATCATTTTAACCAATTCCATCCATCACAGCTATTGCATCATCATTGATTGTCTTTAATTACATTATCAATCAATTGCTATCGACGGTTGTGATGGGTGGAATTTACTAGAATGATTCCAACCCCTCCCATCCCCTTTTTTGTGCAGTGTTTTTTTCTCAGCACCAACAAAACAGAGGCTCTCGCCGAGGTGGAGCCGCCTCTTACTTTGACGCAGTAGATGATGACACTTCTCCATCAAAGTGATCAAACACACTCTCCTCTACTCTGTCTGATGAATAAGAAGAAGCCTCAGAAGAACAAGAAGTTGATTACGATTCTGCAGGAGGACGAGAAAAACGACCTAAATCCATCACCCGCCGAAATGCCCTATAGGTTCCTTCTCCACCAGTAATCCGTACAGGTCAGCACTTTAAGTGACTGTTTTCTCAGTCTTCTGTTTGGTTACCCGGAAAACTAGGAAGGGAGAAAATTCAATTACACCATGCTATTTCATGTTTCCTTTTGTAGCTGGAATAAATggaaatttattgttttataaAATGCAGAATTGaatatttattgttttctaAAATGTCTCTTTGGTTCCTTTTTTAATGACATTTTTTGTGGATCTTTTGCTGCAATGCAGCCCCTGGATGTAGGTGGGAGGATGCCTCTCCATTTCCAGGAAGATTTCTGTAGCACCGCTCTTCTTAGGTAAAGTTTAACTGCAATGTGAAGTCTAAATATATTATGTGATGTTTAAATTTTAGAATACTGATTGTTTGCCACCGGGGAATCCAATTCGTTATGTTGATAATTAGAATAAGGTAAAAGATGATTAAAAAAACAAGTGTAGTACTTTATGAAGATGTGTTAAGGGCTCACTGGTTGCTTTGTTTAAAGGGATCATACACATTAGTGTAAGTTAGGGTTGTTATATTTgatgttatgacttatgactaTTCAATCAACCCTTTCCCTATATCTGTCGCTGTCTTTGATTGTATCAAATGGTAGTTGCATTGAGTATATTCCTTTACAGCTTGTTTGTTGCAAGTTCTTTAATAAAAGGAGGAAAATGAATAATGATTTTGATGATTAGTTGGTAGCTTAACAATTGACTGGATGAGATGCTTTTTTCATATGTTGCAATTTAGTTAACCTTATAGCTGTTGTTGTCTCCACAAGCGAGCAGAATTGGTTTTGCATTTAAGCATGCTCTTGATGCCTTGTCTAAGAAAGGTGGTATTTTCGTGATTGATTTATATGGTGGAACATCATCAGAGAGGAAACAACAACTTCGGAGGAGATTTGCCAATCTTAGGGTTGTTCTTTCTGGTATGATTTGTTGTGACAATTTGTAATGCAGGTTAAAGATTGTTTGACAGTATGGCTGAGTTACTTACTTTCGAGATTCATTTAAATTTGTCACTTCAAAATCAATGAATCAATACATAGCTCAACAGGAAACATTTTCGACACGTGTGTAACATTATTACACTGTTGGGGAGAAATATTTGGTCTGGCAATGTAGATAGGAATATACTCAATGAAGGATAAACGCTAGTCATGTTCACTTTAGTTTGTTTAGATAGCCATAGTTTTATTCGTATCTTCCAATACATGTCCATTTATCAAATGAAAATATGTTGCTCAGAAGAATTTCTTTCCTCACATGAAAGTACATTCATCTGAAAGTTAATTATGTCTATGTTATACCTTTACCTGAGTTAGGTTCTTTTCATATAGCTCCTGTATATAGTGCATCAACCCAAGAGTTGTATCCATATTTTCCTTCCCGATAGTTTCTCAGATCATATTTGAACCACTTCTGCCCAAGATTTGGAAATGTAGCGCATTTAGCATAATTAtgttatgtttgtttgttcattTGATTATGTGGTGGGTTTGTGAGCTTTATCCTTGGGGTACCCACGTGTGGGTTGGTTCAAACACTTGGTGGGCATGTGTTTGATGGTTTACTCCAAcaagtgtatatatattctGGTTTTGGCAGATTTGGCTGACTGAGTGCATGCCTGTGGTTTTGGTCATTTTGATTAAAGTGGTTTGTTTGGGAGTGGTGAGAGATATAGGTCAACCATTAAGTTTCTTATAGTATTCTCTCTTCATTTGTGCGTTCTGAGGGGAAACTGTAAATGTTAGAAAATATCAATTGTATAGGTGAGGGTTGCATTTAAGTTGAGTTTATCTATCAAGAGAGTGAACAATTTACCATGGGAAGACAACATCTGGGTTCTTGACCAAAACCTATATGCATGCTTCGAGAAGTGAGGTCTCACGCCTGACATTTTTAAGTATTAATACATAGGAGAATCCATACAAAATATGGTTGTTTGAGATACATAGGAGGATCTGATTCAATTATGAGGTTGAGGATCACTCTTGATGTCTGCCCCCAATCTTCTCTACATTTTTTCTCCTTCAGTGATTGGACTGCTGATGTTTTCATTTTTCCTACAGGCTCCCCTGCATGTACATCTGCTGTACTTTCTATTATGCACCCCTCATTTCGTGCAGGTCTTTGTACTTAGGCTCctgggtttttttttgctttcgtatTATTCCTACTTCTTGTTTCGGTTCAAAGGCCATCCTTATTGATGTTCTTttgt
This genomic stretch from Tripterygium wilfordii isolate XIE 37 chromosome 22, ASM1340144v1, whole genome shotgun sequence harbors:
- the LOC119991955 gene encoding protein SUPPRESSOR OF K(+) TRANSPORT GROWTH DEFECT 1, which translates into the protein MYSNFKEQAIEFVKQAVQEDNAGNYSKAFPLYMNALEYFKTHLKYEKNPKIKEAITQKFTEYLRRAEEIRAVLDDGGPGPASNGDAAVATRPKTKPKDGDGGDGEDPEQAKLRSGLNSAIIRERPNVKWNDVAGLESAKQALQEAVILPVKFPQFFTGKRRPWRAFLLYGPPGTGKSYLAKAVATEAESTFFSVSSSDLVSKWMGESEKLVSNLFEMARESAPSIIFVDEIDSLCGQRGEGNESEASRRIKTELLVQMQGVGNNDQKVLVLAATNTPYALDQAIRRRFDKRIYIPLPDLKARQHMFKVHLGDTPHNLAESDFESLARRTEGFSGSDISVCVKDVLFEPVRKTQDAMFFFKTPNDMWMPCGPKHEGAVQISMQELAAKGLASKILPPPISKTDFDKVLARQKPTVSKTDLEVHERFTKEFGEEG